From the genome of Psychroserpens ponticola, one region includes:
- a CDS encoding zinc-dependent metalloprotease produces the protein MKNFTLKSIFTVLALMLAVTSYSQDRTCGMMEYMEEMKKDPVLLKEYQENQRKFKAELAKRLRSDFQARGGATIEIPVAVHFMTGNTNDRACLEALAQRQIDVLNADYSASNTDISTWNAIADNYVGLDAPGVANITFCLATSNHPAAVPQLVEGQPAVTIGYNFANGSGFPETDVNFQGYMNFVVKPLNGLLGYSPLGGSVANGAAVVIDPSTFGTGGGCANGIAPSSPYNLGRTTTHELGHFYSLRHTFNGDATQGDPNAVCGSGTGDGIADTPEVASATYGCPSNPTPFACNAPERRLTMNYMDYVNDACMYMFTPGQANQVDAYIAGVLASAFKPNVCGAANPGFALTANDSPVYSCPDIDTEAVFNLSYTTILDFNETTTFSATGLPANATVNFTPSSLSNDGDFVMTVGGIGATALGVYTITVTGTSNSVVETVDVVLNNNCTEIDCIPFTPDPMNFPLSITDGLAGGGVGQPLAQLTINVPNSSIIDGMTVSVDLTHTYTQDLILQLLHPDGATFVNLLGQDCGSENLNNTLITFDDEGSTITCPGGDNDIIPSGTYAPSDPLSTFDGLDAQGDWTLFVADVFEGDIGQLNSLTLSICSEQQLSVDKFSLDSFAIFPNPNNGEFTIKLNSNSGNDIKVDVFDIRGRRIFNNIYANTGDFSETVNLNSVQSGMYLVTVNDGNNEITKRIIVE, from the coding sequence ATGAAGAACTTTACTTTAAAATCAATTTTTACAGTTTTAGCACTGATGCTTGCTGTGACTAGTTATTCCCAAGATCGTACTTGTGGAATGATGGAGTACATGGAAGAAATGAAAAAAGATCCAGTTTTATTAAAAGAATATCAAGAAAACCAGAGAAAATTTAAAGCTGAATTGGCTAAACGATTACGTTCTGATTTTCAGGCAAGAGGAGGGGCTACAATCGAAATCCCAGTTGCGGTGCATTTTATGACTGGAAACACTAATGATAGAGCTTGTTTAGAAGCTTTAGCACAAAGACAAATCGATGTTTTAAATGCAGATTATAGCGCTTCAAATACTGATATTTCAACTTGGAATGCTATCGCTGATAATTACGTTGGTTTAGATGCTCCTGGAGTGGCTAATATCACATTTTGTTTAGCTACATCTAATCACCCTGCTGCTGTACCTCAATTAGTGGAAGGGCAACCTGCTGTAACAATTGGATATAATTTTGCAAATGGTAGTGGATTTCCCGAAACAGATGTTAATTTTCAAGGTTACATGAACTTTGTTGTAAAGCCACTTAATGGGTTATTAGGTTACTCGCCATTAGGAGGTAGTGTTGCAAATGGTGCAGCTGTAGTTATTGATCCAAGTACTTTTGGAACTGGCGGTGGATGTGCTAATGGAATTGCTCCTAGTTCACCATACAATCTTGGTAGAACAACGACTCACGAATTAGGCCATTTTTATAGTTTGCGTCATACTTTTAATGGTGATGCTACACAAGGTGATCCTAATGCAGTTTGCGGAAGTGGTACTGGAGACGGCATTGCAGATACTCCTGAAGTTGCCAGCGCAACTTATGGTTGTCCTTCTAATCCAACACCATTTGCATGTAATGCACCAGAAAGACGGTTAACTATGAATTATATGGATTATGTAAATGATGCATGTATGTACATGTTTACACCTGGACAAGCAAATCAAGTTGATGCTTATATTGCAGGTGTTTTGGCTAGCGCTTTTAAACCTAATGTTTGTGGAGCTGCTAATCCTGGATTTGCATTAACAGCTAACGATAGTCCTGTTTACAGTTGTCCCGATATAGATACTGAGGCTGTTTTTAATCTTAGTTATACGACAATTTTAGACTTTAATGAAACGACCACTTTTTCAGCAACAGGATTGCCTGCTAATGCTACAGTGAATTTCACGCCTTCATCGTTAAGTAATGATGGGGATTTTGTGATGACTGTAGGAGGTATAGGTGCTACTGCATTAGGTGTGTATACGATTACAGTTACTGGTACTTCAAACTCTGTAGTAGAAACTGTAGATGTTGTGCTCAATAATAACTGTACAGAAATTGATTGTATACCATTTACACCAGACCCTATGAATTTTCCTCTTAGTATTACAGATGGTCTAGCAGGTGGAGGTGTAGGACAGCCATTAGCTCAATTAACGATTAATGTTCCAAACTCGTCTATCATTGATGGTATGACCGTTAGTGTCGATCTTACACATACGTATACTCAAGATTTAATTCTACAATTATTACATCCTGATGGTGCAACATTTGTAAATCTTTTAGGCCAGGATTGTGGATCTGAGAATTTGAATAATACTTTAATAACTTTTGACGATGAAGGAAGTACTATTACTTGTCCAGGTGGAGATAACGATATTATTCCATCAGGAACTTATGCGCCTTCTGATCCGTTAAGCACTTTTGATGGTTTAGATGCTCAAGGAGATTGGACGCTATTCGTTGCAGATGTATTTGAGGGAGATATTGGTCAGTTAAATAGTTTGACATTATCAATTTGTAGCGAACAACAGCTAAGTGTTGATAAATTCTCGTTAGATAGCTTTGCTATTTTCCCTAATCCTAATAATGGAGAATTCACAATTAAATTGAATTCTAACTCTGGGAATGATATTAAAGTAGATGTGTTTGATATTAGAGGTCGAAGAATCTTTAATAATATATATGCAAATACAGGTGATTTTAGTGAAACAGTTAATCTAAATAGCGTTCAATCTGGAATGTATTTAGTGACTGTTAATGATGGAAATAATGAAATTACAAAACGAATTATCGTAGAATAA
- a CDS encoding zinc-dependent metalloprotease, whose product MKITLHLTKVLLFFLGTFSMFAQENTWEISEFRNGTNDVTLEHLDSKNYMVFQLNIENLKQQLLNAPHRKDSNGQSNTIVQFPNFKGELESYRVVETAIFSSEYGANAFPNIKTYLGSRIDNSGTRLRFSVTPLGLKAMISEPGKDPFYIQPVTKVSNGQYLIYNRAAKVDSSETFECLTEDLEVLSRTTSTPLERDANDQLLRTFRIAISTTSQYTAFWNDGNAGNGNAQEDALAQMISTLNRVNEVFEVDMAITFQLVNTANDLAIDLVYSGTDPYGNDLNGDLQDNLTDEVGELDYDIGHLFHYDDNNGNAGCIGCVCENGEKGSGFSSHLFEDNDGGPFMADFFDIDYVPHEMGHQMGANHTWSFGSEGTGVNAEPGSGTSIMGYAGITGSDDVQDHSDPYFHYYSIFQILGNVASSPNNCATTTSITNSPPDADAGIDYTIPNGTAFVLKGSATDANGSDVLTYCWEQIDDGVTTDNNFGPTKTSGALWRSRPPSTSPDRYMPIFERVLNGELTETNPVETVDNSSWETVSTVGRDLNFALTVRDRSEAGGIGQTPQSNYDTMTVTVDNTSGPFVVTSQTTNESWDAGTSQTITWDVAGTDTGNVNTPTVNILLSVDGGQTFPFTMATNVPNDGSHDVTVPFTGGDTSMARVIVEGSDNIFYAVNSSNFSIQASEFILTVDTTELDICQPNSLVYNFTYNTFLGFSNTTNFSVTGLPAGASAVINPTSATADGTLGTITINGTGSLTVGSYPFTFDGTSGTASQDVDLIMNVYSDSVNTAILTSPNNGAANQSTAPELMWTGSDNVQDYLVEVATDINFTNIVDSGTTQSLAYTVGDLNTNSTYYWRVTASNLCDTAPVSSVFSFTTANISCNSFLDDVPQNISEFGSGNTVVSTINIGQDLLVTDVNVTVNITHTWTDDLEITLTSPSGTVVDLIFDEGDDGDDLINTTFDQEGVDGPITGASPPFTGSFLPEGDLSTIYGETSGGDWVLTIVDDANQDGGTFNSFSLYLCLEGTLSVGEENSSLSDFVIYPNPNKGTFNVVFNNSNSDNVKISVFDIRGRQIFNNIYDGSPTFNQSVSLENAQSGVYLVTVENGTNKVTKRVIID is encoded by the coding sequence ATGAAAATTACTCTCCACTTAACCAAGGTTTTATTGTTCTTTTTAGGAACATTTTCGATGTTTGCGCAAGAGAATACTTGGGAAATTTCAGAATTCAGAAATGGAACTAATGATGTTACTTTAGAACATTTAGATTCTAAAAATTACATGGTTTTTCAATTAAACATTGAGAACTTAAAACAACAATTGCTTAATGCACCACACCGAAAAGATTCCAATGGACAATCAAACACTATTGTTCAGTTTCCTAATTTTAAAGGAGAATTAGAATCATACCGAGTAGTTGAAACTGCAATATTTTCTTCTGAATATGGAGCGAATGCCTTTCCAAATATCAAAACATATTTGGGTTCTAGAATTGACAATTCAGGAACTCGTTTAAGATTTAGCGTCACACCTTTAGGATTGAAAGCAATGATTTCAGAACCTGGTAAAGACCCATTTTACATTCAACCTGTAACTAAAGTATCTAATGGTCAATATTTGATTTATAATAGAGCTGCAAAAGTTGATTCTTCTGAAACCTTTGAATGTTTAACAGAAGATTTGGAAGTGCTTTCAAGAACTACAAGTACACCTTTAGAAAGAGATGCAAATGATCAGCTTCTAAGAACATTTAGAATAGCGATCTCTACAACGTCTCAGTATACAGCTTTCTGGAATGATGGAAATGCAGGAAATGGAAACGCTCAAGAAGATGCTTTGGCTCAAATGATTTCAACATTAAATAGAGTAAATGAAGTTTTTGAAGTTGATATGGCTATTACCTTTCAATTAGTTAATACCGCTAACGATTTAGCAATAGATTTAGTGTATTCTGGAACTGATCCTTACGGTAATGATTTAAATGGTGACTTACAAGATAATTTAACAGATGAAGTTGGTGAATTGGATTACGATATTGGTCACTTATTTCATTACGATGATAATAACGGAAATGCTGGTTGTATAGGATGTGTTTGTGAAAATGGAGAAAAAGGGAGTGGATTTTCTTCTCACTTGTTTGAAGATAATGATGGTGGACCATTTATGGCTGATTTTTTTGATATTGATTATGTTCCACATGAAATGGGGCATCAAATGGGAGCCAATCACACATGGTCATTTGGATCTGAAGGCACTGGAGTTAATGCCGAACCTGGAAGTGGAACATCTATTATGGGTTATGCAGGAATAACAGGATCTGATGATGTGCAAGATCATTCCGATCCCTATTTTCATTACTATAGTATTTTTCAAATTTTAGGAAATGTTGCTTCTTCACCAAATAATTGCGCAACAACGACAAGTATTACTAATAGTCCACCAGATGCAGATGCAGGTATAGATTATACAATTCCTAATGGAACAGCTTTTGTTCTTAAAGGAAGCGCAACTGATGCTAATGGTTCAGATGTATTAACCTATTGCTGGGAACAAATAGATGATGGTGTTACCACTGATAATAATTTCGGACCAACAAAGACTTCAGGAGCATTATGGAGATCAAGACCACCAAGTACGTCGCCAGATAGATATATGCCAATTTTTGAACGTGTATTAAATGGAGAGCTTACAGAAACAAACCCTGTTGAGACTGTCGATAATAGTTCTTGGGAAACCGTTTCTACTGTTGGTCGAGATTTAAATTTCGCCTTAACGGTTAGAGATCGTTCTGAAGCTGGAGGAATAGGACAGACACCACAATCTAATTATGATACCATGACGGTTACCGTTGATAATACTAGTGGTCCTTTTGTAGTGACTTCTCAAACGACTAATGAAAGTTGGGATGCAGGAACTTCACAAACCATAACTTGGGACGTTGCTGGAACAGACACAGGAAACGTAAATACACCAACAGTAAATATTTTATTATCAGTAGATGGAGGTCAAACATTTCCATTTACAATGGCTACTAATGTTCCTAATGATGGTTCTCATGATGTTACTGTACCATTTACTGGAGGTGATACATCAATGGCAAGAGTAATAGTTGAAGGGAGTGACAATATATTTTATGCTGTGAACTCTTCTAATTTTAGTATTCAAGCTTCTGAATTTATTTTAACTGTAGATACTACTGAATTAGATATATGCCAACCAAATAGTTTAGTGTATAATTTTACTTACAATACTTTTTTAGGTTTTAGTAATACAACTAATTTTTCGGTGACAGGATTACCTGCTGGAGCTTCTGCAGTTATAAATCCAACTTCTGCTACTGCTGATGGTACACTAGGAACAATTACAATAAACGGAACAGGAAGTTTAACTGTTGGAAGTTATCCATTTACATTTGATGGCACTTCTGGAACTGCTTCGCAAGATGTAGATTTGATAATGAATGTGTATAGTGATTCAGTTAATACAGCAATTCTTACGTCTCCAAATAATGGAGCTGCTAATCAAAGTACAGCACCAGAATTGATGTGGACAGGAAGTGACAATGTGCAAGATTATTTAGTTGAAGTAGCTACAGATATTAATTTCACAAATATTGTAGATAGTGGAACAACTCAATCATTAGCATATACAGTAGGTGATTTGAATACTAACTCAACATATTATTGGAGAGTTACTGCTTCTAATTTATGTGATACTGCTCCTGTGTCTTCTGTCTTTAGTTTTACTACAGCTAATATATCATGTAATAGTTTTTTGGATGATGTACCACAAAACATATCCGAATTTGGTTCTGGAAACACAGTTGTTTCAACTATAAATATAGGTCAAGACCTTCTTGTTACAGATGTTAATGTCACAGTTAATATAACACATACTTGGACTGACGATTTAGAGATTACGCTTACAAGTCCTTCAGGTACAGTTGTAGATTTAATATTTGATGAAGGTGATGATGGAGATGATTTAATAAATACAACATTTGATCAAGAAGGTGTAGATGGTCCTATAACAGGAGCTTCTCCACCTTTTACAGGAAGTTTCCTTCCAGAAGGTGACTTGTCAACAATTTATGGTGAAACTTCAGGAGGAGATTGGGTATTGACTATTGTTGATGATGCTAATCAAGATGGAGGAACTTTTAATAGTTTTAGTCTTTATTTATGTTTAGAAGGAACGCTTTCAGTTGGCGAAGAAAATAGTAGTCTTTCAGACTTTGTAATTTACCCTAATCCAAATAAAGGAACCTTTAATGTGGTATTTAATAATTCTAATTCTGATAACGTAAAAATTTCAGTATTTGATATTAGAGGAAGACAAATTTTCAATAATATTTATGATGGATCTCCAACATTTAATCAATCGGTAAGCTTAGAGAATGCACAATCTGGAGTGTATCTAGTTACTGTAGAAAACGGAACAAATAAAGTTACTAAACGAGTTATAATCGATTAG
- the pth gene encoding aminoacyl-tRNA hydrolase: MKKFLIVGLGNIGSQYANTRHNIGFKVLDALAEKEDLVFETQKLGDLTTYKFKGRTFILLKPSTFMNLSGKSVLYWLTKEKIPLENLLIITDDLNLPFGSLRLKIKGSDGGHNGLKDIQDKLQTNKYNRFRFGISDKFGKGRQVDYVLGEWSNEESEKLTERLEKSIELIKSFGTAGINNTMNTFNGK, from the coding sequence ATGAAAAAATTTCTAATTGTTGGACTCGGTAATATTGGAAGTCAATATGCAAACACCAGACATAATATTGGCTTTAAGGTTTTAGATGCCTTAGCAGAAAAAGAAGATCTCGTATTTGAAACACAAAAATTAGGTGATTTAACTACGTATAAATTTAAGGGAAGAACGTTTATACTCTTAAAACCAAGTACGTTTATGAATTTAAGCGGAAAATCAGTACTCTATTGGTTAACAAAAGAGAAAATCCCTTTAGAGAATTTGCTTATTATAACTGATGATCTTAATCTTCCATTTGGTAGTCTTCGTTTAAAAATCAAAGGAAGTGATGGTGGTCATAACGGATTAAAAGACATACAAGACAAATTACAAACCAATAAATACAACAGATTTAGGTTTGGCATTAGTGATAAGTTTGGCAAAGGAAGACAAGTAGATTATGTGTTAGGCGAATGGTCAAATGAAGAGTCAGAGAAACTCACAGAACGATTAGAAAAGTCGATAGAACTCATAAAATCTTTTGGTACAGCAGGCATTAATAATACCATGAACACATTCAATGGTAAATAA
- a CDS encoding 50S ribosomal protein L25/general stress protein Ctc, which yields MKSITINGSQRESVGKKATKALRNAGQVPCVLYGGNETVHFSAAELAFSKLVYTPNAHTVVIALDNGTTFDAVLQDIQFHPVTDKILHVDFYRLFEDKEIAMNIPVHVIGTSKGVLNGGILRKNRRKLRVKALPKNLPDFLEADITPLKIGSKLYVAALEGEGYSILHSENTVVVQIKTARTAVVDDDDEEELEEGAEATTEGGETPAAEASEAQE from the coding sequence ATGAAATCAATTACAATCAATGGATCTCAAAGAGAAAGCGTAGGCAAAAAAGCAACAAAAGCCTTACGTAATGCTGGTCAGGTTCCTTGCGTATTATACGGAGGAAACGAAACAGTGCATTTCTCAGCAGCTGAATTAGCATTCTCTAAACTTGTATACACGCCTAATGCGCATACAGTTGTGATTGCCTTAGACAATGGTACTACATTTGATGCCGTATTACAAGACATTCAATTTCATCCAGTAACCGATAAAATCTTACATGTAGATTTTTACCGTTTATTCGAAGACAAAGAAATTGCAATGAATATTCCAGTACATGTTATTGGAACATCTAAAGGTGTTTTAAATGGAGGTATTCTTCGTAAGAACAGACGTAAATTAAGAGTAAAAGCTTTACCTAAAAATTTACCTGATTTCTTAGAAGCAGATATTACACCATTAAAAATTGGAAGTAAATTATATGTTGCCGCACTTGAAGGTGAAGGATACTCAATATTACATTCTGAGAATACTGTTGTTGTTCAAATCAAGACTGCTAGAACAGCTGTTGTTGATGACGATGATGAAGAAGAATTAGAAGAAGGAGCAGAAGCAACTACTGAAGGAGGAGAAACTCCAGCAGCAGAAGCATCTGAAGCTCAAGAATAA
- a CDS encoding ribose-phosphate pyrophosphokinase codes for MSYENTEAKIFTCTQSRDLAEQIAKAYGVKLGNVITSTYSDGEFQPSYEESIRGTRVFIIGSTHPGPENLMEMLLMIDAAKRASARHITAVLPYFGWARQDRKDKPRVPIAAKLVAKMLEAAGATRIITMDLHADQIQGFFEKPVDHLFASTIFLPYLKELNLDNLTIASPDMGGSKRAYAYSKALASDVVICYKQRAKANVISHMELIGDVTGKNVVLVDDMVDTAGTLTKAADLMIEKGALSVRAICTHPILSGDAYKKLNNSKLEELIVTDSIPLKEQNKKIKVLSCAELFADVMHNVHYNKSISSKFVM; via the coding sequence ATGTCATACGAAAATACTGAAGCCAAAATATTTACTTGTACTCAAAGCCGCGACTTAGCAGAACAAATCGCTAAAGCTTATGGAGTTAAATTAGGTAACGTTATCACATCAACATATAGCGATGGTGAATTTCAACCATCTTACGAAGAATCTATAAGAGGAACTCGTGTTTTTATTATTGGTTCTACACATCCTGGACCAGAAAATTTAATGGAAATGCTATTAATGATTGATGCAGCAAAACGTGCTTCAGCAAGACATATTACAGCTGTGCTTCCTTATTTTGGTTGGGCAAGACAAGACAGAAAAGACAAACCAAGAGTTCCAATTGCAGCAAAATTAGTTGCAAAAATGCTAGAAGCAGCTGGAGCTACTCGTATTATTACAATGGATTTACACGCAGATCAAATTCAAGGTTTTTTTGAAAAACCAGTGGATCATTTGTTTGCATCTACTATATTTTTGCCTTATTTAAAAGAACTTAATTTAGATAATCTAACCATTGCTTCTCCAGATATGGGTGGATCTAAAAGAGCTTACGCGTATTCAAAAGCATTGGCAAGTGATGTTGTTATCTGCTATAAGCAACGTGCAAAAGCCAATGTGATTTCACATATGGAACTCATTGGAGACGTTACAGGAAAAAACGTAGTATTGGTCGATGATATGGTAGACACGGCAGGAACGTTAACAAAAGCCGCCGATTTAATGATAGAAAAAGGAGCTCTAAGTGTCAGAGCAATCTGTACACACCCTATTTTGTCTGGTGACGCTTATAAAAAGTTAAACAACTCTAAATTAGAAGAATTAATAGTCACAGATTCGATTCCTCTAAAAGAGCAAAATAAAAAAATTAAGGTTTTAAGTTGTGCCGAACTTTTTGCAGACGTAATGCACAATGTACATTATAACAAATCAATTAGCTCTAAATTTGTCATGTAA
- a CDS encoding LexA family protein, which produces MSLKFLTPKNALEFYTPDDTQSLEIVLAQTGISAGFPSPAEDFKENKISLDKTLVKNKEATFYARVSGQSMIGAGLDDGDLLVVDKSLEPTHNKIAVCFIDGEFTVKRLKVTSEGVYLQPENPVYDPILVTESNDFQIWGIVTHVIKKM; this is translated from the coding sequence ATGTCTTTAAAATTTTTAACACCAAAAAATGCGCTTGAGTTTTACACTCCAGATGACACACAATCTCTAGAAATTGTTTTAGCTCAAACAGGTATTTCGGCTGGCTTCCCTTCTCCTGCTGAAGATTTTAAAGAAAACAAAATTAGTTTAGACAAAACTCTGGTCAAAAATAAAGAGGCTACATTTTATGCTCGAGTTAGCGGACAATCAATGATTGGAGCTGGACTCGATGATGGCGATTTACTCGTTGTTGATAAAAGTTTAGAGCCTACGCATAACAAAATTGCAGTGTGTTTTATTGATGGTGAGTTTACTGTAAAACGTTTAAAAGTAACTTCTGAAGGCGTATATCTACAACCTGAAAATCCAGTTTACGACCCTATTTTAGTGACCGAAAGCAATGATTTTCAAATTTGGGGAATTGTGACTCATGTGATTAAGAAGATGTAA
- a CDS encoding Y-family DNA polymerase — protein MFALVDCNNFYASCERVFQPQYNNKPVAILSNNDGCVISRSDEAKALDLPMGAPAFKYESFFKAHNIRVFSSNYPLYGDMSSRVMSILEQFTPDIEVYSIDEAFLQFRGFDNYDFNDYGLQIRQRVLKWTGIPTSVGIASTKTLSKVANKIARKFQKQTNGVYVIDSEDKRIKALKWMKIESVWGIGRGLQKRLKSRNCINAYDFTQLSDEWVKTNMAIVGLRLKKELLGISTLTLEEPIRQKKAIATTRSFEHTYSDLDNLKERISTFATSCAEKLRKQHSCCNMIYVFIKNNRHNKIGERYESFSTIVNLPYSTDSSLIISKYATEAMKDIYKKGLHYKKAGVVLMGLVPKNERQLNLFVTENPKHQPLMRTIDSLNEKYESHKIKLGSQDLKRTWKMRQERLSLKYTTNINEILKVKCL, from the coding sequence ATGTTCGCACTTGTAGATTGTAATAATTTTTATGCGTCATGTGAACGCGTTTTTCAACCACAATACAACAATAAACCCGTTGCCATTTTATCTAATAATGATGGTTGTGTGATTTCGCGTAGCGATGAAGCCAAAGCATTGGATTTGCCAATGGGAGCTCCTGCATTCAAATATGAAAGTTTTTTTAAAGCACATAATATTCGTGTGTTTTCATCAAATTACCCGTTATATGGCGACATGAGTAGTCGTGTGATGTCTATTTTAGAACAATTTACACCAGACATAGAAGTATATAGTATTGATGAAGCATTTTTACAGTTTAGAGGATTCGATAATTATGATTTCAACGATTATGGGCTTCAGATTCGACAACGTGTTTTGAAATGGACAGGCATTCCAACATCTGTAGGTATTGCTTCAACTAAAACCTTATCTAAAGTTGCCAATAAAATTGCTAGGAAATTTCAGAAGCAAACCAATGGCGTATACGTTATAGATTCTGAAGACAAACGAATCAAAGCATTAAAGTGGATGAAAATAGAATCTGTTTGGGGAATTGGTCGAGGTTTACAAAAACGATTAAAATCTAGAAATTGTATTAATGCTTATGATTTCACACAACTTAGTGATGAATGGGTAAAAACAAATATGGCAATTGTCGGTTTACGTTTAAAAAAAGAACTCTTAGGCATTTCTACATTAACATTAGAAGAACCTATTCGACAAAAAAAAGCGATTGCTACAACACGTAGTTTTGAACATACGTATTCTGATCTTGACAATTTAAAAGAACGTATCTCAACATTTGCAACCAGTTGTGCCGAAAAATTACGCAAGCAACATTCATGCTGTAATATGATTTATGTATTTATCAAAAATAACAGGCATAACAAAATTGGTGAACGCTATGAATCTTTCAGTACTATTGTAAATTTACCTTATTCAACAGACTCAAGTTTAATTATTAGTAAATATGCTACTGAAGCCATGAAGGATATTTATAAAAAAGGCTTACATTACAAAAAAGCTGGAGTAGTATTAATGGGTTTGGTTCCAAAAAACGAACGACAGCTTAACTTATTTGTAACTGAAAACCCAAAACACCAACCATTAATGAGAACTATTGATAGTCTTAATGAAAAATATGAATCTCATAAAATAAAATTGGGTAGTCAAGATTTAAAACGCACATGGAAAATGCGCCAAGAACGATTATCACTAAAATATACAACTAATATTAACGAAATACTTAAAGTAAAATGTCTTTAA
- a CDS encoding asparaginase → MSQSQPNILLIYTGGTIGMIKDPDTGALKAFDFENLLDRIPELKLLDCNINTISFDDPIDSSNMSPEYWIQIAEIIENKYSAFDGFVVLHGSDTMSYSASALSFMFENLAKPIIFTGSQLPIGDLRTDAKENLITSIQMASLQKNGKPVIREVGLYFEYKLYRGNRTTKLNAEHFEAFESLNYPHLAESGVHLNVSENALFKPNIRKKLIVHKSFNTNIALIKLFPGISEPILKSILNTANLKGVILETYGAGNTTTGQWFIALLKQTIKRGIPIINVTQCSGGSVMMGQYETSSQLKQIGVVSGKDITTEAALTKLMFMLGEDISMKTFKTIFETSLRGEMN, encoded by the coding sequence ATGTCGCAATCACAACCTAACATTTTATTAATTTATACAGGAGGTACCATTGGTATGATTAAAGATCCTGACACTGGAGCATTAAAAGCTTTTGATTTTGAAAATTTGTTAGATCGCATTCCTGAATTAAAATTATTAGATTGTAATATTAACACCATCTCTTTTGACGACCCAATTGATTCTAGTAATATGAGTCCTGAATATTGGATTCAGATTGCAGAAATTATCGAAAATAAATACAGCGCTTTTGATGGATTTGTAGTTTTACACGGAAGTGATACCATGAGTTATTCAGCTTCTGCTTTGAGTTTTATGTTTGAAAATTTAGCAAAGCCAATCATTTTCACAGGATCACAACTACCTATTGGAGATTTAAGAACTGATGCTAAAGAAAACTTAATCACATCCATACAAATGGCGTCGCTTCAAAAAAATGGGAAACCTGTTATTCGTGAAGTTGGGCTTTATTTTGAATACAAATTATATAGAGGCAATCGTACAACCAAACTAAATGCTGAACATTTTGAGGCCTTTGAATCTTTAAATTATCCACATTTAGCAGAATCTGGTGTGCACTTAAATGTTTCCGAAAACGCCTTATTCAAGCCAAATATTAGAAAAAAACTTATCGTTCATAAATCATTTAACACCAATATTGCTTTAATAAAATTGTTTCCTGGTATTTCTGAACCTATACTTAAAAGCATTTTAAATACAGCTAACCTAAAAGGTGTGATTTTAGAAACTTATGGCGCCGGAAACACAACCACAGGACAATGGTTTATCGCACTTTTGAAGCAAACCATAAAAAGAGGAATTCCAATTATAAATGTAACGCAATGCTCTGGCGGAAGCGTCATGATGGGACAATATGAAACCAGTTCTCAACTAAAACAAATAGGTGTGGTTTCTGGAAAAGACATCACTACTGAAGCGGCATTGACCAAATTGATGTTTATGTTAGGTGAAGACATTTCTATGAAAACGTTTAAAACTATTTTTGAAACGTCTTTACGTGGCGAAATGAATTAA